A window of the Candidatus Binatia bacterium genome harbors these coding sequences:
- a CDS encoding glucose 1-dehydrogenase: MTTPKWHDLTGRVALITGASKGLGRTIAEALAQAGATVALVSRTRADLEAVADSLAAGGARAIAVSADVTDEASIQDMVAEVLGRCGQIDILVNNAGVGETGAVVDMDTSRWDWIMDINVRGPMLCCKHVGPHMIERCSGKVINVASVMATRVARYMAAYAASKAALVQFTRTLALEWIRHNVQVNALCPGYFLTDMNAEFFASERGRRFVAELPIGRLGDPAELAAAAIFLASDATSYVTGTALYVDGGHSLG; the protein is encoded by the coding sequence ATGACGACACCGAAGTGGCACGATCTGACCGGGCGCGTCGCGCTGATCACCGGGGCGAGTAAGGGATTGGGCCGCACGATCGCCGAAGCGCTGGCGCAAGCCGGTGCGACCGTCGCCCTGGTCAGCCGCACCAGGGCCGACCTCGAAGCCGTCGCCGACTCGCTTGCCGCCGGCGGAGCGCGGGCGATTGCGGTCAGCGCCGACGTTACCGACGAGGCCAGCATCCAGGACATGGTCGCCGAGGTGCTCGGCCGGTGCGGACAGATCGACATCCTGGTCAACAACGCCGGTGTCGGCGAGACCGGCGCGGTTGTCGATATGGACACGAGCCGGTGGGACTGGATCATGGACATCAACGTCCGCGGACCCATGCTGTGCTGCAAACATGTCGGTCCGCACATGATCGAGCGGTGCAGCGGCAAGGTCATTAACGTCGCCTCGGTCATGGCCACGCGAGTCGCCCGCTACATGGCTGCCTATGCCGCCAGCAAGGCCGCGCTGGTGCAGTTCACCCGCACGCTCGCCCTCGAATGGATCCGTCACAACGTCCAGGTGAACGCCCTCTGTCCCGGCTACTTCCTCACCGACATGAACGCCGAGTTCTTCGCCTCCGAACGCGGCCGGCGTTTCGTCGCGGAGCTACCGATCGGCCGCCTCGGGGATCCGGCCGAGCTCGCCGCGGCGGCGATCTTCCTCGCCTCCGATGCCACGAGCTACGTCACCGGTACCGCCCTGTACGTCGACGGCGGCCACTCGCTGGGCTGA
- a CDS encoding Hpt domain-containing protein, which produces MHTTSTYPETAVVDAADIKARFDEDPDLMREIIDLFLTDYRERLTALQAALDRNDAGDLCLQAHSLKGSAGAIGASQVAASAATLESLARAGALADAGPACQAVRQQLDRIAPLLGALLAADPRDVAAA; this is translated from the coding sequence ATGCACACTACCAGCACGTATCCGGAAACCGCCGTAGTCGACGCGGCCGACATCAAGGCCCGCTTCGACGAGGACCCCGATCTCATGCGGGAGATCATCGACCTGTTCCTGACCGATTATCGGGAACGCCTGACCGCCCTGCAGGCCGCCCTCGATCGTAACGACGCCGGCGACCTCTGCCTGCAAGCCCATTCGCTCAAGGGCTCCGCGGGCGCAATCGGCGCCAGTCAGGTCGCCGCCTCGGCCGCGACGCTGGAAAGCCTGGCCCGCGCGGGTGCACTTGCCGATGCCGGTCCGGCCTGTCAGGCGGTTCGGCAGCAACTCGATCGGATTGCCCCGCTGCTCGGCGCCTTGCTGGCCGCCGACCCACGGGACGTGGCCGCCGCGTAA
- the tadA gene encoding Flp pilus assembly complex ATPase component TadA, whose product MQSQTNQEHALIKLLGQAGTLTADQVQEAQADLAEGKEAAIEWVVARAGRSEEEVARTIADQLRMPFVNLPTQALSGTVTSLVKEELASQGVVPLRAFDGGIVVAMANPLNRDLRRNIEFATGRRVFVEVATPTAVRDALQHAYHLDDSLNTYLDGIPEEGEVPVAEITDEGLDLKGLMRESALPPVVKLLNVILLEGIRGGASDVHIEPSMSEVRVRYRVDGVLQEAFRLPKWVQDPLVARCKVLAKLDITERRVPQDGRINLRYRESLIDLRLSSLPTQFGEKVTMRVLDPTNAPDGLERLNLSERDCSLIRHAISRPEGMVLVTGPTGSGKTTTLYAMLAEIVSPKRNIVTIENPIEYQLRGVNQVEVNERQGLTFAGTLRSILRQDPDVILVGEIRDNETAEIALRASQTGHLVLSTLHTNDTAATISRLLDLGIEPYMLASSLHLILAQRLVRKICPKCAVPYEPEATALAALHLTDTTQRFMHGKGCPACHKSGYLGRTAVLEVMPITRKVAALIETRAPEASLRATAREEGLKTLADHAVEKALAGVTTVEEILRVVDIESEATYCPGCNRQVEENFAVCPHCATALRNNCGSCGLQLQSEWLVCPYCGNAAKKPAPVAAIAARPAAPVPPAAPVAAISEAPATRVFHALVVDDQPDMRRLVSHTLEHGGIPITVTTAADGTEALQLAEETVPDLILLDVMMPGMDGFDVCERLRRNVRTAFTPILMLTALDDAGSRARGFHSGTDDYIAKPFARAELLARVRRLLERTYGAVLPSDQPAGQPPVARISNVAPLRLSA is encoded by the coding sequence ATGCAATCACAAACCAATCAGGAGCACGCACTCATCAAGCTGCTCGGTCAGGCCGGCACCCTCACCGCGGATCAGGTGCAGGAGGCGCAGGCAGACCTTGCCGAGGGTAAGGAAGCAGCCATCGAGTGGGTCGTCGCCAGGGCGGGCCGGTCGGAAGAGGAGGTGGCTCGGACCATTGCCGATCAGCTCCGAATGCCTTTCGTCAACCTGCCGACTCAGGCCCTCAGCGGGACGGTAACCAGCCTCGTCAAGGAGGAGCTTGCCAGCCAGGGAGTGGTGCCGCTACGCGCCTTCGACGGGGGCATCGTCGTGGCGATGGCCAACCCGCTCAATCGTGACCTGCGCCGCAACATCGAATTCGCCACCGGCCGCCGCGTCTTTGTCGAGGTCGCAACGCCGACCGCCGTGCGGGACGCCCTGCAGCATGCCTACCATCTGGACGATTCCCTCAACACCTACCTCGACGGCATCCCCGAGGAAGGCGAGGTTCCAGTCGCCGAAATCACCGATGAGGGCCTCGACCTCAAGGGACTCATGCGCGAAAGCGCCCTGCCGCCGGTGGTCAAACTCCTCAATGTCATCTTACTCGAAGGCATACGCGGCGGGGCCAGCGACGTGCACATCGAGCCCAGCATGTCCGAAGTCCGCGTTCGTTACCGCGTCGACGGCGTCTTGCAGGAGGCGTTCCGGCTGCCGAAGTGGGTGCAGGACCCGCTGGTCGCCCGTTGTAAAGTTCTCGCCAAGCTCGACATCACGGAGCGGCGCGTGCCGCAGGACGGCCGAATCAATCTCCGCTATCGCGAATCGCTCATCGATCTGCGGCTCTCCAGTCTGCCGACCCAATTCGGCGAAAAGGTCACCATGCGCGTTCTCGATCCGACCAACGCCCCCGACGGTCTGGAACGCCTCAACCTGTCCGAGCGCGACTGCTCGCTGATCAGGCACGCCATCAGCCGTCCCGAAGGCATGGTGCTGGTGACCGGCCCCACCGGAAGCGGCAAGACCACGACCCTCTATGCGATGCTCGCCGAGATCGTCTCGCCCAAGCGCAACATCGTCACCATCGAAAACCCCATCGAGTACCAGTTGCGCGGCGTTAACCAGGTTGAGGTCAACGAACGCCAGGGACTGACGTTCGCCGGCACCCTGCGATCGATTCTGCGCCAGGACCCCGATGTCATTCTGGTCGGCGAGATCCGCGACAACGAAACCGCCGAGATCGCGCTGCGGGCGTCGCAGACCGGTCACCTCGTGCTCAGCACGCTGCACACCAACGATACGGCCGCAACGATCAGTCGTCTGCTCGACCTCGGCATCGAACCCTACATGCTCGCGTCGTCCTTGCACCTGATTCTCGCGCAGCGCCTGGTCAGAAAGATCTGCCCGAAGTGTGCGGTGCCCTACGAACCCGAAGCGACGGCTTTGGCGGCATTGCACCTCACCGACACGACCCAGCGATTCATGCACGGCAAGGGCTGCCCGGCGTGCCACAAATCCGGTTACCTGGGCCGCACCGCCGTGCTGGAGGTCATGCCGATAACGCGCAAGGTCGCGGCGCTGATCGAGACCCGGGCACCGGAAGCGTCGCTGCGCGCCACGGCGCGCGAAGAGGGTCTCAAGACGCTCGCCGACCATGCCGTCGAGAAAGCGCTGGCCGGCGTCACGACGGTCGAAGAGATCCTGCGCGTGGTCGATATCGAATCGGAAGCCACCTACTGCCCGGGCTGCAACCGCCAGGTCGAAGAGAACTTCGCGGTCTGTCCGCACTGCGCGACGGCCTTACGCAACAACTGCGGAAGCTGCGGACTGCAACTCCAGAGCGAGTGGCTGGTTTGCCCGTACTGCGGAAACGCCGCCAAGAAACCTGCCCCCGTCGCCGCAATCGCTGCCCGCCCGGCGGCACCCGTTCCTCCCGCGGCGCCGGTGGCGGCCATCTCCGAAGCGCCTGCGACCCGGGTCTTCCATGCCCTCGTGGTGGACGACCAACCGGACATGCGTCGTTTGGTGAGCCATACACTCGAGCACGGCGGCATTCCGATCACCGTGACCACGGCGGCCGATGGCACCGAGGCCCTGCAGCTCGCCGAGGAAACCGTACCCGATCTCATCTTGCTCGATGTGATGATGCCGGGAATGGACGGGTTCGACGTTTGCGAGCGCCTGCGCCGCAACGTCCGCACGGCGTTCACGCCCATTCTCATGTTGACCGCGCTCGACGATGCGGGCAGTCGCGCGCGTGGTTTCCATTCCGGCACCGACGACTATATCGCCAAGCCGTTCGCCCGGGCCGAACTGCTCGCGCGCGTGCGGCGTCTGCTCGAACGAACCTACGGGGCCGTCCTGCCCAGCGATCAGCCCGCCGGGCAACCACCCGTGGCGCGGATCAGTAACGTCGCGCCGCTCAGACTATCCGCCTGA